One stretch of Campylobacterota bacterium DNA includes these proteins:
- the rsfS gene encoding ribosome silencing factor, with translation MNARIEKISQILDQNKAEAIEVFDLRGGDYFADYVVIASSLNERHTFALLDYLKKGLKPDEQFLGVDESGDWIAVDLGDILIHILTPQYRSKYDLETFLSEIAARKAKA, from the coding sequence AAAATCAGCCAGATTCTGGACCAAAACAAAGCCGAGGCGATCGAAGTCTTCGATCTGCGGGGAGGCGATTATTTCGCCGATTACGTCGTGATCGCATCGTCTCTGAATGAGCGCCATACCTTCGCGCTGCTTGACTACCTCAAAAAAGGGCTCAAACCCGACGAACAGTTTCTCGGAGTCGATGAGAGCGGCGACTGGATCGCGGTCGATCTGGGGGACATCCTGATCCATATCCTTACCCCCCAGTACCGCAGCAAATACGATCTGGAAACTTTTTTGAGCGAGATTGCGGCGCGCAAAGCCAAAGCCTAA
- the elyC gene encoding envelope biogenesis factor ElyC, producing the protein MFFLKKALGSLLMPFPLFLVLFGIGLFLWHRGYLKWSKRVILASLVWITLLSYAPFSSLLIAPLEERHPRLNPTALEGVRYIHVLGSGHVSNPDIPLSSQLGTASLVRINEGVALYKSRPGMKLIFSGFGYTDAVSNARKNAEMAMVLGVPSSDIVLLETPKDTAEEAMAAKSIVGGQPLVLVTSASHMPRAVALFSKAGVNVLPAPTDFQVKKRNDVWEFPSAEGLQRSESAFHEYLGLAWGKLRGLI; encoded by the coding sequence ATGTTTTTTCTGAAAAAAGCCCTCGGCTCGCTGCTGATGCCCTTTCCCCTCTTTTTGGTCCTGTTCGGGATCGGGCTTTTCCTGTGGCATCGCGGATACCTCAAGTGGTCCAAGAGGGTCATCCTTGCCTCCCTCGTCTGGATAACCCTCCTCTCCTACGCCCCCTTTTCGTCCCTGTTGATTGCCCCTCTTGAAGAGCGTCACCCCCGGCTGAACCCCACGGCGCTTGAAGGCGTGCGTTATATTCATGTGCTCGGAAGCGGTCACGTGAGCAACCCGGACATTCCCCTCTCCTCGCAACTGGGTACCGCATCGCTGGTCCGCATCAACGAAGGGGTGGCCCTCTACAAAAGCCGGCCGGGAATGAAACTGATCTTCAGCGGATTCGGCTATACCGATGCCGTCTCCAACGCCCGGAAAAACGCCGAAATGGCAATGGTTCTGGGGGTGCCTTCCAGCGACATCGTTCTTCTCGAAACGCCCAAAGATACTGCCGAAGAGGCTATGGCGGCGAAATCGATCGTGGGCGGCCAACCGCTGGTTCTGGTCACCTCCGCATCGCATATGCCAAGAGCCGTGGCCCTTTTTAGCAAAGCGGGGGTCAACGTGCTCCCCGCTCCGACCGATTTCCAGGTCAAAAAGCGCAATGACGTATGGGAATTCCCTTCAGCCGAAGGGCTCCAGCGTTCCGAGTCGGCATTTCACGAGTATCTTGGCCTCGCATGGGGGAAACTGCGCGGACTGATTTAA